Within the Salvelinus sp. IW2-2015 linkage group LG19, ASM291031v2, whole genome shotgun sequence genome, the region ACCCCCACCAGCAGGTACTCATTGACCAGGTTATACTTGGCCTGCTCCAGGGCCCAGTGACTGCCCACGTTCCTACAAGAGATGTCAATCAATCATGTAATCAattaaatgcatttataaagtTATTTTTTCATCAGCTGTACATCAGATGTTGTTTAGATCAAGCAAAATAGGCTAGTCTCGCATTCTTAACAGATGagctagagagaggagaatgataCATATCACAAGAGAGAAAAAKAAAATAAAGGCCTCTAGAAAAGAAAGACATGCAATATTGCATGTCTAATGGAGGTGTTATATTTTAAAGGGGTTCATGTTTGGTGTTCTACTGTTCATATATCAGTCCATTAAGAAGTGTGTAATGGGGTTATAGGTTAAGAATRCTTGTTGTGGATGAAACGTAAGGAGGGGTACATACCAGCACTCAGAGTAGTGACCACAGAAGAAGGGGATCTGCAGCCACAGCTTTTCCGGGGCGCAGTCTGAGCCTCCCGCCGACACACACTCATCAAAGGTCTGAAACACATCAATGACAATCAAAGACAGAATTACCTATGGAAGCGTGTTCTACTGTTGAAAATACATTGTATATATAATAATAGTTTGCTGGGATTTTTTTCTCCCAGATTGTAGCTTTAGTGTAGGCATAATGTTAACAATATTTTACAGTGTTAATCACTAATACACTAGTTGGTACAAAATAATCAGGAGAATTGCAGACTGACCTTCTTATCCCCCTGTTTCCGGCGCCGCAGGCCGGGCCGGTAGTCGTCCCCAAAACGCAGGAAGTAGTAGTAGGACACCAGKCGCTCGATGGGGTCACGGATCACATTGATGTAGATGGGCTTCTTCTTTACTCCTAACCTGGGTCAAAACAGAGAGCTAGTGTAAGAATAGATGGTATAATGAAATGCCACCCGCACGTTACGATGCGCCACAAAGATCATGTGTCATTAAATCTAAGATGATCTATGAATACACAAGATGTTAATCTGGGGCCTGTTCAATAGGACCTGGatcaaaagagagagataagaataCAGTCCATTGTATTTAACCTAGAGAGATCCTTTAATGATATTATATCAAGatgtgaatctgggccctgttCAATAGGGCAGTGTTGCAGATGTAAAGCTTCAACCTGCCATGACACCACCCCTTTTCACATGATTTAAAGACATATCCCTTCTATAGAGAGTTGCATTCTATCTGGTCTGAATGTTGCACTCTAATGTTGTATTAATGTAGTATTCTATAAGACCACAAGGGAGAGACAGCAGCAACAGTCTATCTGGTAAGATGTGTTCTGCAGTGGAGGGGGCACTCACTTTGTAAAGTCCAGGAAAGAAACRTGACCGTGGTAGAACGCCGGCTTCATCTCCCTCCACTCGGTCACGTTTTTCACAAACCGCACCTGAGCAGGTAGACAAGACAATTAATACATGATATGTGCCAATGCAATCCCTTCTTCAATATCACCCTCCCACTTTCCCCCCTCGctatctctccgtctctcgccCTCTTCCACAGAGGTCAAACATTGCCACATTAGTGTGCGATCAGTGACGGCTGRTGTGACATTAAAACGGAGGACTGGCTCAWtttaatggctggaatggaagaaACCCATTGTTTGATATCTTTATATTCATTACATTCCAGCCATTTCAATGAGCCTGTCCTACAATTTCtccacccaccagcctccactgtgtgCAATATTTTCTCTAATCAGCTACGAGTGCCATTGACCGTTGAGATTTGCCTCTggcctcaccctctcacctggTCCTGCATGGACATGACTGGGTTGTTCTTGGTGGTGTTGATATGCAGCACGTGGTAGTGGTTCTTGCCACACAGGTCGTAGGCGATGTTGGTGAAGGAGGTACTGGCCGTCTTGGGCACGCGGTTGTAGATAACCACCACGTCCTCGCTGTCGGCCGCCGAGGGGGCCTCCCGCTCCCGTAGGCCGTCCTGTGTGTGCCGCTGCTCGATCTCACGCACCTCGTGCCTCGCGATGGCCCGCTCtgcacagaggaagaggaggaagaggaagaagagttaaagggatagttcacccacatGAGGACCTATATTCTGTTAGCATCAGTGTGCAAACTATCCTTTTACCAGCCTTCTGAACATAATATAAAgaacagaaaaaaataaacaatcaccaaattcactgagaatacattacattgtaTGAATAATACTCCAAAGCTTCATTATAcctgtcaaacatagagaactgatactgtgtACTGGCCTTTGGGGTGCGCTTGGTGTGGGGTTTGACCATTTATTTAGATCCCTCATGCCTTAATCATtgttaaagagattctccggtacttttgtatactttttcaCCAGTAGTTTTAAAAGTAGAGCTCACGAGCTAAAAGTGGTCCCCAACCACATCATTGTTCCCTCTCTTGCTACAGTGTGTGCATGTTGCTAGCGGTCACTCAAATGGGTAGGGGCTGAAGCTGGGTAGGGGAGGGGGTGTAGGGAAAAT harbors:
- the LOC111979155 gene encoding heparan sulfate 2-O-sulfotransferase 1, which gives rise to MGLLRIMIPPKFQLLALLAFAVAMFFLENQIQKLEESRGKLERAIARHEVREIEQRHTQDGLREREAPSAADSEDVVVIYNRVPKTASTSFTNIAYDLCGKNHYHVLHINTTKNNPVMSMQDQVRFVKNVTEWREMKPAFYHGHVSFLDFTKLGVKKKPIYINVIRDPIERLVSYYYFLRFGDDYRPGLRRRKQGDKKTFDECVSAGGSDCAPEKLWLQIPFFCGHYSECWNVGSHWALEQAKYNLVNEYLLVGVTEELEDFVMMLEAALPRFFRGATELYRTGKKSHLRKTSEKKPPTKESIAKLQQSAIWKMENEFYEFALEQFQFVRAHAVREKDGELYLLAQNFFYEKIYPKTN